One Desulfobotulus mexicanus genomic window, CCTGTGATGAGATGGGTCATGGGCAGAAACTCTGAAAGCTGTTTTACCCATCCTTCTGCTCCTTCAAGGGAAAACCAGACCTCGGAAAGAAACATCATGGGCCATGCCATGAGGTTCAGTACCCCCTCTGCAAATTCTTCACTTTCCGTTCTGGAAGCCACAATAACCGCAAGGCTCACCATGGCAAAGCCACCAAGGGCAAAAATCAGAAAAAGAGCCGGAAGGGAACCCCGGATCTGAAAACCATAAAGCAAATGACAGATGCCAAGGACAATGGCTGAATTTACAAGAATCAGAAAGAGCCTTGAGATTACCTGTGCCGTAAGAAATTCCCAGGGACGCAGAGGAGTTACACTCATGCGTTTTAAAACACCCGTCTTTCGATATCGGACAATAATATACCCCACACCAAAAAGGGAGCCGAACATTACATTCATACCTAAAATACCGGGAAAAAGCCACTCCACATAGGCAAGACTTTCCCCTGTGACTATGCTTCTTGAAAAACCCTGTGCATGAAGGTGGTCCGCTGCTATGAGAAAGCGCTCCGCCGCATACCCGCCGGGAGAGCCTTCCGCAACCCAGTAACGGCCATCACCGGGATGCACCAGAAGATCAATTCTCTGTCTTTCCAGAGAAGAAAGGCCCTCCTCCAGTGTTTCAAAATAAATCAGATCCAGATGA contains:
- a CDS encoding ABC transporter permease codes for the protein MIRRIFIIARARIREFYRDKTGLGWNFLFPLLIILGFSFLFSEDGKNFAKVGIIESPAMVEVQGSLDRFMESRHLDLIYFETLEEGLSSLERQRIDLLVHPGDGRYWVAEGSPGGYAAERFLIAADHLHAQGFSRSIVTGESLAYVEWLFPGILGMNVMFGSLFGVGYIIVRYRKTGVLKRMSVTPLRPWEFLTAQVISRLFLILVNSAIVLGICHLLYGFQIRGSLPALFLIFALGGFAMVSLAVIVASRTESEEFAEGVLNLMAWPMMFLSEVWFSLEGAEGWVKQLSEFLPMTHLITGARKVMNEGAGFSEVYPHMLALLLISFILMTTGAALFRWHRDN